CTGGATCTGCTCATACACAGCAAAACTCCTTATCTGCGACTGGATGATCTTCCCACTCGAATCAATCAGCAAATAACCAGGAATGCTTTTTATCCCGAAGATATTCTTACTTACCTCATCCAGGTTATCAAGGCCCTGAAACCAGATCGGATTTTCATCTTCTAAGGCTTTAAGCCAGTCAGGCTTTTTCTCATCGAGAGAAATGCCTACGATATTGAATCCTTTGCTATTGAATTTCTGATATACTTTATCAAGTTTTGGAAATGAAGCTCTGCAAGGACCACACCAACTGGCCCAGAAATCGATCAATGTATATTTATGTTTCGAGGCCACGGAAAGGATACTAACACTATCCCCATTTCTGTCGGAGAATTTGAAATCAGGGATGCTGTCGCGGGCAGCAAATCTGGTAACAGCATGATTTCGATCCACCAGTTTGGCGAGCTCCTGTCCTGCTGCGCTTTGCTTCACACGTTCACTCAGATGCTCATACGCTTTATTCTGTATTTCCGGAGGCTGCATACGTAATACAATTGGAGCAAATAAAGAATTAGTGTGCCTGTCAATATACTCCTGCATAGCAGGAATAGCCGGCCAGGCCGCTTCTTTCACATACCTGTCCTGCAAATTTTTGAATTCTTCCCAGTCGTGCTGCACTTCAGAACCTTTAAGATGCAACTGTTTCAAAGAATTTATCTTGCCGGTCAGTTCCATTTTTTCATTTACCAGCCATAATGTATTACTACGTCCATCTTCTGTGCTATGATACTTTGCAGTATCCAATGACAGAAAATAGAATCCGGTTTCCTGCTTCAGAATTCCTTTTAAAACAAATCGTGCGCCTTTACTGATCGTTTTTGAGAGTGTGTCATTTTCAAAACTCAACAGGCTGACCAATGAGCCATCTTTCAATCCGTCTATTTTGCCTTTCAGAACAAATCCTTTTCCGGACTGGGCTGTAACGTTGGTCAGCAAAAGCATGGCACCAATACCGGCAACCAACATACGACGGCTGCATCCATTTTTTTTCATCAACATAATAAGTTACAGGTTAGGATTGTTTTGCAGTTCGATATAGTAGATGGGATACCATTGCATTTCGTTCTTCCAAACCCCATCGGCTCTTTTAGCAGGCAACACCACTTCCATCACTTCATCGATCTTACCTGTTCTCTTCAGATCCAGCCAACGATGTCCCCATTCGGTAAAGAGCTCATGTTGTTTTTCAGTTAACACGGCGTTTAATAGTCCTGGTTTGTCGATACCAGGATCTACAGCTGAGATCAATGGCAATCCTGCTCTGCCGCGGATCTCATCAATATCATCGATGGCTCCGTCCAGATCATTCAATTGAGCCCTGGCTTCAGATCTGATCAGGTATAGTTCAGCCAACCGGAAAATGGTACTGTATTCACTCACGGGTGCCAGGTATGTATTTACCTTATACTTGTTGGCATGATAATAAGTTTCCCCGTATGCATCTACCCTGCCGATCCATTCCGTTTTTCTCAGATCTGCTGCATCGAAACTCTGTAACAATGCCTCATTGAGATAAACAGATTGCTCCCAGTTGGGGCCGTCAGGGGCAGTACAAAAAAGTATCCTTCCATGGCATTGAAGCCTTTGTTCACGGGTTGCAGTTGCCAGATCGCTTCTTTATTGTTCTTGAGGAAAGGGGTATTGAGAGTGCCCAATTCAAATTGACTCACATTATCCAGTACAATAGTAGACTGCGTTTCTGCATTTGCCCAATCGCCCGTATACAGGTAAGTCCTTGCCAGCAGCGCTGTTGCGGCCCATTTGGTTGGCCTCACCCTTTCTTCGTTCCCGTTGGGATAAGGGGTTAACAGGTCTGCGTTGAGATAATTTTCGCTCAGTAATGATTGGGCATCTTTCAGATCATTGATGATCTGCTGATAAACCACCTGGCGGGAAGACCTTGGGGCCACAGCATTTACTGCATAGTTGGTACCCAGTATCAGGGGAACATCGCCATACAAATTCACCAGGTAGAAATAATAAAATGCACGCATGAATTTAAGTTCACCCAGCAATTGATTTTTCACAGCGGGAGTAAGCGATTCAGAAGCGGTGATACCTTCCAGTGCAGCATTCACCCTGTACATGCTTTTATAAGCAGTACCCCAATAGTCGTTCGCATCCACAACCGTGCTGTTAAGGTCGTTTTTGTAATAGGCATCCAGTTTGGAATTGCCCGAACCGCTGTATAGTACCAATTCATCAGCGGACAGACCGGCATTTACCGAGAGTGTACTCAGTTCGCCGCCATACTGTGGCCAGGCTTCACTCATGCTTCCGTATAATGTGGTAACAGCGCCGATGGCTGTATTATCATACCGGAATACATCTTTATCCAACAGACTGGTGCCGGGGCCATCGGCTTCCACCAGCTTGCTGCATCCAGTTTGTACAAAGGTCATCCCGATACCTATGATCAGAAGGAATCTTTGTTTCAGTATTTGATTGATTATTGTTTTCATCCCTATAATTTTTATCGTGTCAATGATGGTCCCCATCTTAAAAGCTGAGTTTAGCGCCAAATGTTATTACCCTTAATGGAGGCAGGATGGTGGAACTTTTGGTTTCCGGATCCAGTCCTGAATAATTGGTGATGGTGAGCAGGTTCTGCGCCTGTACAAATACAGTTCCATTGTGCAGTTTTACAGTTTTTACCCAACGCTCAGGCAACTGCCAGGAGAAAGAAAGGTTCTTCAGTCTGATGTAGGATGCATCTGAAATACCACCGTCGCTCAACTCTTTGGCGAGATAAGCCGGAGTAAAATAATTGAACGTTGTAGAGTAGCGTTGTATCCTGGCTTCATCTCCCGGCTTCTGCCAGCGATCCAGCATTGAAGCAGGCTGATTGCCTTCTCCCTCTGCAAATCCGCCAACAGTGTATTGCAGGCTTCCATAGGAATAATTCTTCGCCTGCTGTTTAACGAATTGAAACAGCAGGTCCAGTGTAAATCCTTTATAACGGAAACTGTTCTGAAAACCACCGTAAGAAGTAGGGAATGGATTCACGATCACGTTTTGATCTTTCATAACAGGGCTGCTTGTTGGCTTGCCTTCACTGTCTTCGAAAATATAAACACCCGTTTGCGGATCCACACCCAGCAGATGGTAAGCATAGGTACTGCCCATTGGTTTGCCAATGATCTTTTTGCTGGCGTCCGAGGTTTTATCCACTCCGGGATAATCCATCAGCAAAGTTTTTGGAATAGTAAAATTGAAACTGCTGTTCCAGGTGAAGTCGCCTTTTTGAAGTACGGTTCCAGACAACATCAGTTCCCATCCTGTATTCTTGATTTTGTATTGTTGATTTTTATAGATGGATTCAAAACCGGAAGTTGCTGCAAGCAGGTAAGCACTTACCTGGTTATCGGACCTGTTCAGATAATAGTTCACATTCAGCTGTACCCTGTCCCTGAAAAATCCGAGCTCAAGTCCAGCCTGTGTTTTGCGGGTGGCTTCCCATTGCAGATCAGGGTTGGATAATTGCTCGGGGGCATAGGCAGGAATACCCTGATAAGGCAGTTCATAATTTACCGGCCTATATAAGCTCAGGAATTGATAATCCGGCATCTGGTCGCTTCCTGTAGTACCGTAGCTTGCTCTCAGTTTACCAAAACTCAGGAAAGGAAGATGTTCGCGTGTCCATTTTTCTTCTGTGATCACCCAGGCAGCGCCAACAGCTCCGAAGTTGTGGAAACGGCTGGCCGCGCCGAATCGGGAACTACCATCCCTGCGGGCAGTAAGATTGATGATATATTTATTCTCCCAGTTGTAATTCACTCTTCCGAAAACGGCATTGTACCTGTAGGTGGAATTGGCAGAGGAATAAGGCGTCACAGTTGGGGCGGAACGCACATCATCCATCACAATATCGTTACTGAAGCCGCTGGCCATTACGGATGATCCTTTACTTGCATTTTCCTGGAGGGCGCTTCCGATCAGTACTTCCAGCTTCCCGCCTCCAAGAGCACGCCTGTAGGTGATTTGCGGCTCCACCAGCCAGGTCTGGATCGCATTATTGCCGAATATGGTTGAGCGCTGGCGACCGCTCCTGATGGCCTCAGGAGGCGCAGAAGACAGGAACGTCTTGGAAACATAGTCAGACATCAGTGTGGTATAACCGAAACTGCTCTTTACTTCAAGCCCTGGCAAGATCTCATACCCGAGGGTTAGATTTCCGATAAGGGTATTGGTTTTATTGTTGAACTGGTCGTTCAGGAAACCGATGGGATTCTTGGAAAAGGTAGTTCCACCTGTTGCATCGGGTTGCCAGTTGACTTTTCCATCGGGCGTATACAATGCCGGGGCAACAGGAGAAAGCAACATCGCGTTCCTGGTGAGATCGATCCTTGGCAGACGGTTATTTCCCAACTGGTAATTGCCGGAGAAGCTCATCTTGAATTTCTTATTGGCAGAGCTGCTGTTCAGGTTAAAATGAACAGATCTTTTTACATCGGAAAAATCCCCGGGGAAAACAGTAGTTTCTTTGTGATAACCGGTGCTCAGTAAAAAGGATGTATTGGCATTTCCGCCAGAAACGGAGGCCTGGTAGTCATGATAGCGTGCAGTGCCGCCCAGGAGTTCCTCCTGCCAATCGGTTTCACGGGTATTGT
This portion of the Pseudobacter ginsenosidimutans genome encodes:
- a CDS encoding TlpA disulfide reductase family protein — its product is MLMKKNGCSRRMLVAGIGAMLLLTNVTAQSGKGFVLKGKIDGLKDGSLVSLLSFENDTLSKTISKGARFVLKGILKQETGFYFLSLDTAKYHSTEDGRSNTLWLVNEKMELTGKINSLKQLHLKGSEVQHDWEEFKNLQDRYVKEAAWPAIPAMQEYIDRHTNSLFAPIVLRMQPPEIQNKAYEHLSERVKQSAAGQELAKLVDRNHAVTRFAARDSIPDFKFSDRNGDSVSILSVASKHKYTLIDFWASWCGPCRASFPKLDKVYQKFNSKGFNIVGISLDEKKPDWLKALEDENPIWFQGLDNLDEVSKNIFGIKSIPGYLLIDSSGKIIQSQIRSFAVYEQIQTYKGKSLVDDLQEMLELLLKEK
- a CDS encoding RagB/SusD family nutrient uptake outer membrane protein — encoded protein: MLQSFDAADLRKTEWIGRVDAYGETYYHANKYKVNTYLAPVSEYSTIFRLAELYLIRSEARAQLNDLDGAIDDIDEIRGRAGLPLISAVDPGIDKPGLLNAVLTEKQHELFTEWGHRWLDLKRTGKIDEVMEVVLPAKRADGVWKNEMQWYPIYYIELQNNPNL
- a CDS encoding RagB/SusD family nutrient uptake outer membrane protein, whose translation is MKTIINQILKQRFLLIIGIGMTFVQTGCSKLVEADGPGTSLLDKDVFRYDNTAIGAVTTLYGSMSEAWPQYGGELSTLSVNAGLSADELVLYSGSGNSKLDAYYKNDLNSTVVDANDYWGTAYKSMYRVNAALEGITASESLTPAVKNQLLGELKFMRAFYYFYLVNLYGDVPLILGTNYAVNAVAPRSSRQVVYQQIINDLKDAQSLLSENYLNADLLTPYPNGNEERVRPTKWAATALLARTYLYTGDWANAETQSTIVLDNVSQFELGTLNTPFLKNNKEAIWQLQPVNKGFNAMEGYFFVLPLTAPTGSNLFISMRHCYRVSMQQI
- a CDS encoding SusC/RagA family TonB-linked outer membrane protein, with the translated sequence MQKKTIGNGYSMPCRISAASMDQLASGLRHCSPGTITKTLLVMKWNLWKLHHHIGKTTVLAMKLTLVFFIVAFLSASANGRAQNLSISGKDLRLQKVLKEIEKQTGYVVFANKRDLAETRAITLSVVDLPLEDFLDVILKEQPLKYRIVDKTIVISRKLPVEESSAVKKETIQLTSSDQSVPAPITGRILNADGLPLEGASIKVKGSRKGTFADAAGRFSIDANTNDILVISFTGYQEKEIKAASLQSDGSIVLSISESKLDEVQIIAYGKTSRRLNTGNVHSVKAKDIEKQPVNNPLLALQGRVPGLFIEQSTGFSGTGVKVKIQGKNSIHNGNDPLYIVDGVPFVSQLLPADGGNMVLGNSGASFRVLNVNGNPLSALNPADIESIEVLSDADATAIYGSRAANGAILITTKKGSAGTIRVNLNVQTGGGRMPNKLELMNAQQYLEMRREALQNDGLTPIPGRNGDNDLNGNWDNTRETDWQEELLGGTARYHDYQASVSGGNANTSFLLSTGYHKETTVFPGDFSDVKRSVHFNLNSSSANKKFKMSFSGNYQLGNNRLPRIDLTRNAMLLSPVAPALYTPDGKVNWQPDATGGTTFSKNPIGFLNDQFNNKTNTLIGNLTLGYEILPGLEVKSSFGYTTLMSDYVSKTFLSSAPPEAIRSGRQRSTIFGNNAIQTWLVEPQITYRRALGGGKLEVLIGSALQENASKGSSVMASGFSNDIVMDDVRSAPTVTPYSSANSTYRYNAVFGRVNYNWENKYIINLTARRDGSSRFGAASRFHNFGAVGAAWVITEEKWTREHLPFLSFGKLRASYGTTGSDQMPDYQFLSLYRPVNYELPYQGIPAYAPEQLSNPDLQWEATRKTQAGLELGFFRDRVQLNVNYYLNRSDNQVSAYLLAATSGFESIYKNQQYKIKNTGWELMLSGTVLQKGDFTWNSSFNFTIPKTLLMDYPGVDKTSDASKKIIGKPMGSTYAYHLLGVDPQTGVYIFEDSEGKPTSSPVMKDQNVIVNPFPTSYGGFQNSFRYKGFTLDLLFQFVKQQAKNYSYGSLQYTVGGFAEGEGNQPASMLDRWQKPGDEARIQRYSTTFNYFTPAYLAKELSDGGISDASYIRLKNLSFSWQLPERWVKTVKLHNGTVFVQAQNLLTITNYSGLDPETKSSTILPPLRVITFGAKLSF